In one Agrobacterium tumefaciens genomic region, the following are encoded:
- a CDS encoding MipA/OmpV family protein — MFKPSAAVAACVLSLFAVGNAHAEGWFSGDWYLKLGGAGFTAPKYQGDNKNEFGFSPIISLGRQGQGARFTSRNDSASISLLDNGPISMGLAGKLVSPRDEGDSSDLKGMTRIKRGGELGGFAEAYPTDWLRVRGEVRQGIRSHSGVVGDVAVDAFTDIAPGIQISAGPRATWVSSKYNERYYGVSAAQTAAGAPSPYSPGGGLHSAGIGAAITWKVTENAEVGSFAEYRRLTGDAADSSLVRERGSKNQFIIGVQASYKFNFSLP; from the coding sequence ATGTTCAAGCCATCAGCGGCAGTTGCCGCCTGTGTCCTGTCGCTTTTTGCCGTGGGCAACGCCCATGCCGAAGGCTGGTTTTCCGGCGACTGGTATCTGAAACTCGGTGGCGCCGGTTTCACCGCGCCGAAGTACCAGGGCGACAACAAGAATGAATTCGGCTTTTCACCCATCATCTCTCTCGGACGTCAGGGGCAGGGCGCGCGTTTCACCTCCCGCAACGACAGCGCCTCTATCTCGCTTCTGGATAATGGCCCGATCAGCATGGGTCTCGCCGGCAAGCTCGTATCCCCACGAGATGAGGGCGACTCTTCTGATCTGAAGGGCATGACCCGCATCAAGCGCGGCGGCGAGCTTGGTGGTTTCGCCGAGGCCTATCCGACCGACTGGCTGCGTGTTCGCGGCGAAGTTCGCCAGGGCATCCGCAGCCATAGCGGCGTTGTCGGCGATGTTGCCGTCGATGCCTTCACCGATATCGCCCCCGGCATCCAGATTTCCGCCGGTCCGCGCGCCACATGGGTGAGCAGCAAATATAATGAGCGTTATTACGGTGTAAGTGCGGCGCAGACGGCTGCCGGTGCGCCATCGCCCTATAGCCCCGGTGGCGGCCTGCATTCCGCCGGCATCGGCGCGGCCATTACCTGGAAAGTCACCGAAAACGCCGAGGTTGGTTCCTTCGCCGAATATCGCCGCCTCACCGGTGATGCCGCCGACAGCTCGCTGGTGCGCGAGCGTGGTTCGAAGAACCAGTTCATCATCGGTGTTCAGGCAAGTTACAAATTCAATTTCTCACTGCCCTGA
- a CDS encoding 4-hydroxybenzoate octaprenyltransferase, with translation MVHHSDLSDRVSDAPSNNWVYRILPRPLWPYAQLARWDRPIGWQLLMWPCFWSAALAANAAVATGGFSWATLIWHLALFFIGSVAMRGAGCTYNDLADHKIDMAVARTRSRPLPSGRVTRLQAKVFIVLQALAGLVVLLQFNGFAIATGIFSLIFVAIYPFAKRFTNWPQFFLGLAFSWGALMGWAGQFGSIAWPAVLLYVGSIAWTIGYDTIYAHQDKEDDTAVGIGSTALLFGENTHRWLVFLYGTALVMIALSFWGAGVNVIAYSGLAAAAIMLFRQVWVLNIDDVAQCLVLFKSNNRVGVLIFAGLVLPLLFV, from the coding sequence ATGGTTCACCATAGCGATTTGTCAGACCGCGTTTCGGACGCGCCATCCAACAACTGGGTCTATCGGATTTTGCCGAGGCCCCTCTGGCCCTATGCGCAGCTGGCCCGGTGGGATCGCCCCATCGGCTGGCAATTGCTGATGTGGCCATGCTTCTGGTCCGCCGCCCTTGCTGCCAACGCCGCGGTGGCGACTGGCGGCTTTTCCTGGGCCACGCTCATCTGGCACCTGGCGCTGTTTTTCATCGGATCGGTGGCGATGCGCGGCGCGGGTTGCACCTATAATGATCTCGCCGACCACAAAATCGACATGGCTGTGGCGCGTACCCGCTCCCGGCCGCTGCCGTCCGGCCGCGTGACCCGGTTGCAGGCCAAGGTCTTCATCGTGCTGCAGGCGCTTGCCGGTCTGGTTGTGCTTCTGCAGTTCAACGGTTTCGCGATTGCGACAGGCATATTCTCGCTGATCTTCGTGGCGATTTATCCTTTCGCCAAGCGCTTCACCAACTGGCCGCAATTTTTTCTCGGCCTAGCCTTTTCCTGGGGCGCGCTGATGGGCTGGGCCGGGCAGTTCGGTTCGATCGCCTGGCCGGCTGTCCTGCTTTATGTCGGCTCCATCGCCTGGACGATCGGTTATGACACAATCTACGCCCATCAGGATAAGGAAGACGACACGGCGGTAGGCATCGGCTCGACCGCCCTGCTGTTTGGCGAGAACACACATCGCTGGCTGGTTTTTCTTTATGGCACAGCCCTTGTCATGATCGCCCTGTCCTTCTGGGGCGCAGGTGTTAACGTGATCGCCTATAGCGGCCTCGCTGCCGCCGCCATCATGCTATTCCGGCAGGTATGGGTGCTCAATATAGATGACGTGGCGCAATGCCTCGTGCTGTTCAAATCCAACAATCGTGTCGGCGTGCTGATTTTCG